In the genome of Corallococcus soli, the window GTTCTCCTGAAGAGGGACGTCCAGTCGGCATTCAACACCGACGGTGCGCCCTTTCCCTCCGCCTGAATATGGAAAGTTGAAGCGGGGCGGCTCAGGAGGAAGCGGGGCGCAGCCGGGTCGCCAGGTGTGTGTAGTGCTCCTGCTGGGTAGGGTCCCCCAGGTGCTCCCACACGTCCGCCAGGGCCTTGGCGGCCTCGACGTAGGCGGGGGACAGCTCGAGGGCCAGCTCGAAGACCTGGCGGGCCAGCCGGTAGCGGGCCTTGTCCGGGCGCCTGCCCTGCGTCAGCAGCGCGTTACCCAGGTGGTAGACTTCCACGGCGGCGGCCTCCCGGTAGCCGGGGGTGGGGTTGAGCTGGACGGCGCGCTCCATCAGGAGGGCGGCGGCCTCGGGCTCTCCCAGCTCCAGCTGGCACAGCGCGGCTTCGCGCAGGGGGTCGGCGGCGGCGGGGTCCAGCTCGCTGGCGCGCTGGAAGCCCTTCAGCGCCTCCGCGGTGCGGCCCAGCTGCTTGAGCGCGGACGCCTTGGCGGTGAGCGCGGGGAAGTGGCGCGGATCCACGGCGAGGACCTGGTCGAAGGATTGGACCGCGGCCTCGTGGTTGCCGGCCATGGAACGGTGGACGCCCTCGTTGAATGCCGCGAACAACAACGACCTGGACATCGTTCCCCCAGGGAACAGGTTGCCGGGGCCGCGCGTCAGCACGCGGCCCGAAAGCGCAAGCCTGTCACCGGGGGACGCCGCTTCGCAAAGCCCGTCCCCTTTTCCGGCTGATGGCACCCATCGCGTTCGGCTGATGACGCGCACGCACCTCGTGGGAACGACCGTTTGCGCCGTCGGACATTCGCCACTGTCGGAAACCGGCACGACGGGCCTCCCCCTGGAACGACCGCGCGCGGAGTCACCCCCGCGCTTCCTCCTCCAGGGCCGCGATGAAGCCGGTGGTGAAGTCCGGGTAGCGCAACGTCCAGCCCAGGGCCTCCAGCTTCGCGCCGCAGATGGCCCGGTCCCCGCGCAGGGACTCATGGAGCGACGCCAGGGGAACCCGGGGCGGCATGGGGAGGGACAGCTGCTGGCAGAGCCAGGAGGCCGTCTCCTCCTGGGTCGCGGGACGCCGGTCGGCCACGCAGTACACGTCGCCGGGGGCCCCGCGCTGGAGCACCACGCGGATGGCCTCCACCAGGTCGTCCACGTGGACGCGGGACAGCCGGCCCCCGCCGGACTCAGGGATGCGCAGCGTGCCCGCCTTCAGCCGCCCGGAAGTTCCGCGCCCCGGGCCGTAGATGCCCGCGACCCGCATCACGCTCGCCCCCAGCGGGACGAAGTGCGCCTCCGCCTCCAGCCGGGCCCGGGCGTTTGAAGACGTCGTGTCGACCGGCGTCGCCTCATCCACGGGACCGCGCGCGGAGCCATACACGCCCGTGGACGACAGGTAGACGAGCCGCGAAGGCCGGGCCCGCGACAGCACGTCCGCGAAGTGCGCATCCAGGCCGGCCTCGGGAGGCACCGAGTCCACGATGTGCGCCCCCCCGGCACGGGCCAGCGCCTCATCGAGCGACAGCACCCGGACACCCGCGCCCTCCAGCACCGCGCGGCGCGCGGCATCCCGGGTGGTGGCCAGGACCTCACGGCCGGACCGCGCCTCCTCCAGGGCGAAGCGGGTGAGCGTGTAGCCACAGCCGAGCAGGACGAGCGGAGCGGTCATGGCCTCCGCGATACCGGGCATCCCCCGTCCCGCGCAAGCAAACGGCCCTCCTTCCGTCATCCGGAAGGAGGGCCGTCTCACTCAAGAACTCCGCCCGCGCCTTCGGGGGCGCGAGGACGCAGCGCTAGAACTCGGCGCTCGCGCGGGGATCGATGATGCCGCACTCCTTGATCTTGTAGAGCAGGGCCTTGTAGCTGATGCGCAGCTTGCCGGCGGCGCGACGCTTGTTCCACGCGGTGCGCTGGAGCATGGCCAGTATGGCCTCGCGCTCGGCGAGCATCGCGGCGCGCTTGCCAATGTCCTTGAGCGACAGCTCCCCGGCCGGAGGCGGCGGAGGCGGCGGCTGCGGCGCGTCGAACGGGTTGGCGTAGCGCTGGGGCGTCACGGCGTTGAACGGCGAGGCGTCCGTCACCAGCGCCACCGGCGGGGGCGTCATCGTGCCGCGCGCGGGCATCTCCAGCACCTGCACGCCGGAGTTCGAGGGGGCCCCGTGCGACGGAGGGGCCGCGAAGACGCGGGCCGGCTCGTCGTAGTGGCGCGAAGGCGGAGCGCTGAAGTCGTCCCCCGCGAAGGACGTGGGCAGTGACGGGGCGCTCGCCGGGGTCCGGCCACCGCCGCGGATCTCGTCCAGCACCAGCGTGGGGTCCTTCAGCACGCACAGGCGGCGAACCATGTTCTCCAGCTCGCGCACGTTGCCCGGCCACTCGTAGTCCGTGAAGGCGTGCAGCACCTCCGTCGGCAGCTCGGAGACGCCCGACATGAAGCCCTTGCCGTACTTCTTCAGGAAGTGGTCCGTGAGCGGCACCACGTCCTCGCGGCGCTCGCGCAGCGGCGGCAGGCGGATGGCCACGACGTTGAGGCGGTAGTAGAGGTCCTCGCGGAAGTTGCCGAGCGCGATCTCCTTCTCCAGGTCGCGGTTCGTCGCCACCACCACGCGGCTGTCCACGCGGACGCTCTTCTTGCCGCCGACGCGGAAGAACTCCTCGTCCTGCAGCACCTGGAGCAGCTTCGCCTGGAGGCGGATGGCCATCTCGCCAATCTCGTCCAGGAAGATGGTGCCCTGGTCCGCCAGCTCGAACTTGCCCGGCTTCTCCGCCGTGGCGCCCGTGAAGGCGCCGCGCTCGTGGCCGAACAGCTCGCTCTCCAGCAGCTCCCCGGGCAGCGCCGCGCAGTTCACCTTGATGAAGGGGCGGCCGTGACGCTGGCTGCGCGCGTGGATCTCCCGGGCGATCACCTCCTTGCCCGTGCCGGACTCACCGAGCAGCAGCACCGGCACGTCCGTGTCCGCGATGCGCTCCACCAGCGCGCGGGCCCGGCGCATGGCCGGCGACGTGGAGATGAGCACGCGCGCCTCGGCCGCGGCCTCCGCCGACGTCAGCATCACGCGGGGCGCGGGCGCCGGCGCCGAGATCTGGCGCTCCGGCACGCGGGTCCCCAGCGCACGCGCGAGCACGTCCTGCAGCTCGTCGTTGCCAAAGGGCTTCGCCAGATAGTCGGACGCGCCCATCTTCAGCGCCCGCACCGCGTCGTCCGCGCCGGACAGCGCGCTCAGCACGATGACCGGGGCGTTGCCGCCATTGCCGCGGTAGCGGCGCAGGACTTCCAGGCCGCTCATCTCCGGCATCACCACGTCCAGCAGCACCGCGTCGAACGAGCCACCGGAGAGCATCTCCAGCGCCTGCGAACCGCTCGACGCACACCGCACCTGGTACCCCGAGCTGCCCAGCAGCTCGGACAGGAACGTGCGCACCGACTCTTCGTCATCCACCACCAGCACCGCGATCCGATCCATCCCCACGCCTCCGCTCGCCCTGTGCATCAAATCCTCGTGAACTTCATCAAACCGACAACAGTCGGGTCGGACCGGCCGCCCGCCGAATCTCGCGTGTACGCCTCAACGTCTGCAGTGCCGCGCTCAGCAGCTGGGTGGGCGCCCCCACCGTGTCCGGGAAGCTCACCGCCCCCAGCTCCAGCGCCGTGCGCACCACGCGCCCCTCCATCTGGAACCGCGCCGCCTCGAACCGGGCCTCCACCCGCGCCAGCACCTCCGGCACCGACTCCGCGGGCGTGCCCGGCAGCAGCATGGCGAACTCGCTGTCCCCCACCCGCGCCACCGCGTCCGCCTCCCGCACCGTCTGTCCCAACACCACCGCGCTGTAGACGAGCAGCCGCTCCGCCATCGCCTTGCCGTGCTCCTTGCGAAGCGCGCTCCACCCGGCCACCTCCGCCGCCACCACGGAGAAGGTGCCCCCGTAGCGCTCCGTCCGCCGGGCCTCCAGGCCGATGAGGGCCAGCAGGAAGGGCCGGTTGTAGAGCCCCGTCACCGGATCATGCAGCGCCAGCGCCGTGCCGGCCTCCTCACCGGTCGCCGCGCGCTCCACGGACTGCTTGAGCCGCATCTGCGCGTGCAGCTTCATGGACAGCTCCGCGCCGTCCACCGCGCGCGGCACCACGTCCACGCACTGCCCCTTCTCCACGCAGAAGCGCCACGCGTCCCGGTCGTGCGAATCCACCAGGTACATCATCGGCACCGTGCCCCGGCTCACCTGCCGCAGGCGCCGCGCCGTCTGCACCGCCGCGTAGTCCGGCGGCTGCGCGGCCAGCAGCACCGCGTCCGGGCGGATCACCTCGAAGAGCGGCACCGCCGCGTCGAAGCGCGTGAGCGGAACCACGCGGAAGCCTGCCTCGCCCAGGAGCGCCCGGGTGCGCTCCAGGTCCTCTGCTCGCGGCTCCACCAGCAACACCGTAGGAGGCTGCCCCGACTTTCCCGTCCGCTTGCGCTTCAGACCCACCGCCGTGCCCTCCTTTCCAGCATTTTCTGCCCCACCCGCCCTCCTGACCGCCCAGATTTACAGCCTCATTCCTCTTGCGCCCTTCGTATCCCCCCGGATTTCTTGATGAAGGGCACTTTGTTACCCATCCTGGCCCACGGTTTTAGCAATGGGTGTGCCATTCATCACCTCACGGAGGAGCGCTTCGAGGACCGGGGCCTCCACGCGGTGCTTGAAGGCGGGGGTGCCGTCAATCAGCACCACCGGGATGTCGTTGCGCCAGGTCTCGAAGAGCTCGGGGCTCTGGAGGATGTCGGTGACGTAGAGCTCGAAGGGCAGACGCGCCCTCACCTCCTCCACCACCGCGAGGGCCTTCTCACAGAGGGAGCACCGGGGTTTCGAGTAGATATCGACACGCATGCGTTGCAGGATGCGCGCGCGATGCGCGGCGTGTCTGGTGATTTTTCGACGATGCCCCTCAAGGATCTGGTCGTCCACCTCGGGAATCGCCGGGCCACCGGCACCCTGAACGTGGAGCGGGGAGACGTGCGCAAGCAGCTGCTGCTGCGCGACGGGCACGTCATCACCGCCAGCTCCAACCAGCCCCGCGAATACTTCGGTCAGTTCCTCATCAACATGGGGCACCTGACGGAGGACCAGCTGGAGCGCGCGTTCGCCACCCAGGCGCAGACGCAGATCCTCCTGGGGAAGATCCTGACGATGACGGGCTCGGTGTCGGAAGCCACCGTGCGCACCACCCTCTCCCACAAGTTCCGGGAGATGCTGCTGGACGCCTTCACCTGGGAGGAAGGCGGCTTCGACTTCCGCGCCACGGACGTCGCGCCGGAGCTGGAGGGCCTGGACGTCAGCGTGGACCTGCTGGACGTGCACCGCGAGGGCGAGTTCCGCGAGACGGCGTGGCAGGCCATCCGCGCGGTGTTCCCCTCCGGCGCGGTGCGGCTGGAGGTGGACGAGCGCAAGCTGATGGACCGCAAGGCGGGCAGCCTGGATGACCGCATCGTCCAGCTGGCGAGGGAGGGCTTGAGCATCGACGGCATCGCGCTGGCGCTGCACGCCACCGACTTCTTCCTCTACCAGCGCCTGTACGCGCTCTACCGGCAGGACGCGCTGAAGGTGTCGGACGAGGCGCCCCTGCCCGCCCCGGAGCGCAGCACGCCCACCGTGGTGGTGGTGGAAGAGGACGACGACGACGAGAACGGGGGCGGCGTCATCGGCTCCGAGTCCTCGTCGGACGAGGTGCTCCAGGCGGCCCAGCTCTTCCTGGACGCGGGCAACCTGCGCGACGGCGAGGCCCTGGCCCGCCGGGCGCATGAGATCGCGCCGACCGAGCACACCCAGAAGCTGCTGCGCGACGCGGAGGCCCGGCTGCTCGCGGAGCTGCGCAAGGCGCTGATGGAGCCCTCGCGCGTGCCGACGTTGCGCGTGTCCCCGCCGCACCTGAAGACGCTGCCGCTGTCATCCCCGGAGCGCTACCTGCTGTCGCGCATCGACGGGAAGCGGGACGTGGCGGCCATCGTGCACGTCTCGCCGTTGCAGGAGCTGGAAGCGCTGAAGTTCTTCCAGGGCTTCGTGGACACGGAGCTCGTGAAGCTCACCCTGCGTCCGCTGTCCTGAGTCGCGCCGCTCAGTGCTTGCCGGCGGCGCCGGCCGGGGCCGTCACCTCCACGGGCGCGGGGAGCCGCTCCAGCGCCAGCCGCAGGGCCTCGCGGCCCAGGTAGGAGCCGCGGATGCGCCACTTGGGCTCGTTGACGATGAGGGCGGCCACGGCCACGCGCGGGTTGTCCTTGGGCGCGAAGCCGACGAACCACGAGTAGTCGCGGAAGGGCTCGCGGTCCGCGAGCGTGCCCGTCTTGCCCACGGCGTCCTTCACCTGGAAGCCGCGCTCGCGGAACACGCTGCGCGCGGTGCCGTGGGTGACGGTCTCCTCCAGCATGCGCGTGAGGGCGTGCGCGGCGGTGGGCGTGAGCACGGGCTCCGGCTCCGGCGTGGGCATGAAGGGCTCCGGCTCCACCAGCACCGGATCCACCCAGCGGCCCTCGTTGGCGGCCACCGCGGCCAGCAGCGCGCCGTGCAGCGGCGACAGGTACACGTCCCCGAAGCCCGCGCCGGTGTTGGCCAGCGCGAAGCCGTCCTCCGGGATGTACGCCAGCGACACGTCCAGCGGCTGGGCGAAGGGGATC includes:
- a CDS encoding tetratricopeptide repeat protein, producing MSRSLLFAAFNEGVHRSMAGNHEAAVQSFDQVLAVDPRHFPALTAKASALKQLGRTAEALKGFQRASELDPAAADPLREAALCQLELGEPEAAALLMERAVQLNPTPGYREAAAVEVYHLGNALLTQGRRPDKARYRLARQVFELALELSPAYVEAAKALADVWEHLGDPTQQEHYTHLATRLRPASS
- a CDS encoding DUF4388 domain-containing protein, coding for MRGVSGDFSTMPLKDLVVHLGNRRATGTLNVERGDVRKQLLLRDGHVITASSNQPREYFGQFLINMGHLTEDQLERAFATQAQTQILLGKILTMTGSVSEATVRTTLSHKFREMLLDAFTWEEGGFDFRATDVAPELEGLDVSVDLLDVHREGEFRETAWQAIRAVFPSGAVRLEVDERKLMDRKAGSLDDRIVQLAREGLSIDGIALALHATDFFLYQRLYALYRQDALKVSDEAPLPAPERSTPTVVVVEEDDDDENGGGVIGSESSSDEVLQAAQLFLDAGNLRDGEALARRAHEIAPTEHTQKLLRDAEARLLAELRKALMEPSRVPTLRVSPPHLKTLPLSSPERYLLSRIDGKRDVAAIVHVSPLQELEALKFFQGFVDTELVKLTLRPLS
- a CDS encoding glutaredoxin family protein — its product is MRVDIYSKPRCSLCEKALAVVEEVRARLPFELYVTDILQSPELFETWRNDIPVVLIDGTPAFKHRVEAPVLEALLREVMNGTPIAKTVGQDG
- a CDS encoding GGDEF domain-containing protein, coding for MGLKRKRTGKSGQPPTVLLVEPRAEDLERTRALLGEAGFRVVPLTRFDAAVPLFEVIRPDAVLLAAQPPDYAAVQTARRLRQVSRGTVPMMYLVDSHDRDAWRFCVEKGQCVDVVPRAVDGAELSMKLHAQMRLKQSVERAATGEEAGTALALHDPVTGLYNRPFLLALIGLEARRTERYGGTFSVVAAEVAGWSALRKEHGKAMAERLLVYSAVVLGQTVREADAVARVGDSEFAMLLPGTPAESVPEVLARVEARFEAARFQMEGRVVRTALELGAVSFPDTVGAPTQLLSAALQTLRRTREIRRAAGPTRLLSV
- a CDS encoding NAD-dependent epimerase/dehydratase family protein, giving the protein MTAPLVLLGCGYTLTRFALEEARSGREVLATTRDAARRAVLEGAGVRVLSLDEALARAGGAHIVDSVPPEAGLDAHFADVLSRARPSRLVYLSSTGVYGSARGPVDEATPVDTTSSNARARLEAEAHFVPLGASVMRVAGIYGPGRGTSGRLKAGTLRIPESGGGRLSRVHVDDLVEAIRVVLQRGAPGDVYCVADRRPATQEETASWLCQQLSLPMPPRVPLASLHESLRGDRAICGAKLEALGWTLRYPDFTTGFIAALEEEARG
- a CDS encoding sigma-54-dependent transcriptional regulator; this encodes MDRIAVLVVDDEESVRTFLSELLGSSGYQVRCASSGSQALEMLSGGSFDAVLLDVVMPEMSGLEVLRRYRGNGGNAPVIVLSALSGADDAVRALKMGASDYLAKPFGNDELQDVLARALGTRVPERQISAPAPAPRVMLTSAEAAAEARVLISTSPAMRRARALVERIADTDVPVLLLGESGTGKEVIAREIHARSQRHGRPFIKVNCAALPGELLESELFGHERGAFTGATAEKPGKFELADQGTIFLDEIGEMAIRLQAKLLQVLQDEEFFRVGGKKSVRVDSRVVVATNRDLEKEIALGNFREDLYYRLNVVAIRLPPLRERREDVVPLTDHFLKKYGKGFMSGVSELPTEVLHAFTDYEWPGNVRELENMVRRLCVLKDPTLVLDEIRGGGRTPASAPSLPTSFAGDDFSAPPSRHYDEPARVFAAPPSHGAPSNSGVQVLEMPARGTMTPPPVALVTDASPFNAVTPQRYANPFDAPQPPPPPPPAGELSLKDIGKRAAMLAEREAILAMLQRTAWNKRRAAGKLRISYKALLYKIKECGIIDPRASAEF